A genomic segment from Odontesthes bonariensis isolate fOdoBon6 chromosome 8, fOdoBon6.hap1, whole genome shotgun sequence encodes:
- the tmem229a gene encoding transmembrane protein 229A gives MAGRWRHGPRSCSAERAGETAPPQRASSGDTGDAAEPRRELPRWMRLYFYGMHGVTLDVLLSSFQGFFYDRDPRLVGFSSPYLCIMHSLTHFALEKIYSQKRCFRGRPVVFHLVFYPSVYIGLQILIGNINTLTEQVRVVSGTQLAAHYLLALYFSQVFHRGLSHLQHHPSCSADQMEGRDRTPPHGLPGFARFLFFGMHGFLDEVLFTSLFNLVEKSDRSLSGHTSLWSFLMYGSCSFVVEKLYLHLHFSRGWGTWRRLPIYVCFIYTWELTWGLVLRQFDACSWDYSHYPHNFMGLITLLYLPGWVCLSLYQDVLSNVLLTIKCTQNVNYVCGGNGEVNGQFESKKKVL, from the coding sequence ATGGCCGGCCGATGGCGACACGGTCCCCGCAGCTGTTCAGCAGAGCGCGCCGGTGAAACGGCGCCCCCCCAGCGAGCATCCTCCGGGGACACCGGGGATGCAGCTGAGCCTCGGCGGGAGTTGCCGCGATGGATGCGGCTTTACTTCTACGGCATGCACGGTGTGACTTTGGATGTCCTGCTCTCATcatttcagggttttttttacgATCGGGACCCTAGACTTGTGGGCTTTTCGTCTCCTTACCTTTGCATCATGCACTCGCTGACCCACTTTGCGCTGGAGAAGATCTACTCTCAGAAGAGGTGTTTCCGCGGTCGGCCTGTGGTGTTTCACCTCGTCTTCTACCCGTCGGTCTACATCGGACTTCAGATCCTGATCGGGAACATCAACACTTTGACCGAGCAGGTGCGGGTGGTCTCTGGGACGCAGCTGGCGGCGCACTACCTCCTGGCTCTGTATTTCTCTCAGGTGTTCCACAGAGGGCTGTCACATCTTCAGCATCACCCCTCCTGCTCCGCCGACCAGATGGAAGGTCGTGATCGCACACCTCCCCACGGTCTGCCCGGCTTTGCGCGTTTTCTATTTTTCGGTATGCATGGCTTTCTGGACGAAGTGCTTTTCACTTCTCTGTTCAACTTGGTGGAGAAGTCTGACCGGAGCCTCAGCGGTCATACGTCCCTGTGGTCTTTCCTGATGTACGGCAGCTGCAGCTTCGTAGTAGAGAAGCTCTACCTCCATCTGCACTTCAGCCGAGGTTGGGGCACCTGGCGGCGACTCCCCATCTACGTCTGTTTCATCTACACCTGGGAGTTGACCTGGGGCCTGGTCCTGAGGCAGTTTGACGCCTGCTCCTGGGACTACTCGCACTACCCCCACAACTTCATGGGGCTCATCACCCTCCTCTACCTGCCCGGGTGGGTCTGCCTGAGCCTCTATCAGGACGTGCTCTCCAACGTCCTGCTGACGATAAAGTGCACCCAAAATGTAAATTATGTTTGTGGGGGGAATGGAGAGGTCAACGGACAGTTTGAGTCAAAGAAAAAAGTACTTTGA